A window of Actinomycetes bacterium contains these coding sequences:
- a CDS encoding GGDEF domain-containing protein, translated as MDPVRRYDAAVAGVVPETAGLLGVVLGVCACIQPFVLTGSTAAVTTTVAAISAAGLLATSWRTYRRPVAYRDAHWVTAAMGGVLAANVLLQLGLTKQAWQTSSVMLVVVALAAGLLATWWAIGAVLVTVAAWVLVAATSLSGQPMLHWVYGMVAAVVLGAAINLARRRGLDQLDAALTTAQAAAVHDDLTGLLNRRGLMLLGPALVASGRRAGNAVYASFVDVDGLKQVNDRVGHAAGDAVLTSVAEALASVVRAGDVVARFGGDEFCVLGQGPGAAPVDLERRVGDRLRAEPPVAPEVWPAMVSVGGAMLAPWDEGNLETLLSAADREMYRRRSLRRHQEGVGRGRRD; from the coding sequence GTGGACCCGGTACGTCGCTACGACGCCGCCGTCGCCGGCGTGGTCCCGGAGACCGCCGGCCTGCTCGGCGTCGTCCTGGGGGTCTGCGCCTGCATCCAGCCCTTCGTCCTGACCGGCTCGACCGCTGCCGTCACGACCACCGTGGCGGCGATCAGCGCAGCGGGTCTGCTCGCCACCTCCTGGCGGACGTACCGCCGGCCAGTGGCCTACCGCGACGCGCACTGGGTCACCGCCGCCATGGGCGGGGTCCTGGCCGCCAACGTGCTGCTGCAGCTCGGGCTGACCAAGCAGGCGTGGCAGACCAGCAGCGTCATGCTCGTCGTCGTCGCCCTCGCGGCCGGCCTGCTGGCGACCTGGTGGGCCATCGGCGCGGTCCTGGTCACGGTCGCCGCCTGGGTCCTGGTCGCGGCGACCAGCCTGTCCGGGCAGCCGATGCTGCACTGGGTGTACGGGATGGTCGCCGCCGTCGTGCTCGGCGCCGCGATCAACCTCGCCCGACGACGTGGCCTCGACCAGCTCGACGCCGCGCTCACGACGGCCCAGGCGGCTGCGGTCCATGACGACCTCACGGGGCTGCTCAACCGGCGTGGCCTCATGCTCCTGGGGCCGGCGCTCGTCGCGTCCGGTCGTCGCGCCGGCAACGCCGTCTACGCCTCCTTCGTCGACGTGGACGGTCTGAAGCAGGTCAACGACCGGGTCGGCCACGCCGCCGGCGACGCCGTGCTCACCTCGGTGGCTGAGGCGCTGGCCTCGGTGGTTCGGGCCGGAGACGTGGTGGCCCGCTTCGGTGGGGACGAGTTCTGCGTGCTCGGCCAGGGACCCGGTGCCGCGCCGGTCGACCTCGAGCGGCGCGTGGGCGATCGGCTGCGCGCGGAGCCGCCGGTCGCGCCGGAGGTCTGGCCGGCGATGGTCAGCGTCGGGGGCGCGATGCTCGCCCCCTGGGACGAGGGGAACCTCGAGACGCTGCTCTCCGCGGCCGATCGTGAGATGTACCGT
- a CDS encoding sigma-70 family RNA polymerase sigma factor has product MSPLEAQEAIARAHREEWARVVASLAARFGDLDVAEEAAAEAFATAVERWPVHGVPPNPGGWLTTTANRKAIDRLRRESKRDRKQREAQMPYDEGPPEPSSAIDDERLRLMFTCCHPALAMEARVALTLRMVGGLTVAEIARAFLVQESAMGQRITRAKAKIKAARIPYRVPSTDDLPARVSGVLAVLFLVFNEGYLASGPGTDPVRHDLTAEAIRLARLLRDLLPTDGEVAGLLALMLLTEARRDARISPSGELVTLDEQNRAAWDPLLLAEGHLLVRERLAAGVPVGRYQILAAISAVHTSARTSRDTDWSQIVALYDQLVRLDPSPIVALNRAVAVAELDGPAVALATVEGLQGSLDGYHAFHATRADLLRRLGRSEAASAAYDRAIELSGNTAEVAALTRRRDRGRPDA; this is encoded by the coding sequence GTGAGCCCCCTCGAGGCGCAGGAGGCGATCGCCAGGGCCCACCGGGAGGAGTGGGCGCGGGTCGTGGCCTCGCTCGCCGCGCGCTTCGGTGACCTCGACGTCGCCGAGGAGGCCGCCGCCGAGGCGTTCGCGACCGCGGTCGAGCGCTGGCCGGTCCACGGCGTACCCCCGAACCCCGGGGGCTGGCTGACCACCACCGCCAACCGCAAGGCCATCGACCGGCTCCGGCGCGAGAGCAAGCGCGACCGCAAGCAGCGGGAGGCCCAGATGCCGTACGACGAGGGCCCGCCCGAGCCATCGAGCGCCATCGACGACGAGCGGTTGCGGCTGATGTTCACCTGCTGCCATCCGGCGCTGGCGATGGAGGCCCGCGTGGCGCTGACGTTGCGCATGGTCGGCGGCCTCACCGTGGCTGAGATCGCTCGCGCCTTCCTGGTGCAGGAGAGCGCCATGGGGCAGCGAATCACCCGCGCGAAGGCCAAGATCAAGGCCGCTCGCATCCCCTATCGGGTGCCGTCCACCGACGATCTCCCCGCACGCGTGTCCGGCGTGCTCGCCGTCCTCTTCCTCGTCTTCAACGAGGGCTACCTGGCGAGCGGTCCCGGGACCGATCCCGTGCGCCACGACCTCACCGCCGAGGCGATCCGCCTCGCCCGCCTCCTGCGTGACCTCCTGCCGACCGACGGCGAGGTGGCCGGGCTCCTGGCGCTGATGCTGCTCACCGAGGCGCGACGCGACGCCCGGATCTCCCCGAGCGGTGAGCTGGTGACCCTGGACGAGCAGAACCGGGCCGCCTGGGACCCGCTGCTGCTCGCCGAGGGACATCTCCTGGTCAGGGAGCGCCTGGCGGCGGGGGTCCCGGTGGGCCGCTACCAGATCCTCGCGGCGATCAGCGCCGTGCACACCTCGGCACGCACCTCGCGCGACACCGACTGGTCGCAGATCGTCGCCCTCTACGACCAGCTCGTGCGCCTCGACCCGTCGCCCATCGTCGCGCTCAACCGGGCCGTCGCCGTCGCCGAGCTCGACGGGCCGGCGGTGGCCCTCGCGACCGTCGAGGGTCTCCAGGGGAGCCTCGACGGGTATCACGCCTTCCACGCGACCCGTGCCGACCTCCTGCGCCGGCTCGGCCGCAGCGAGGCCGCGAGTGCGGCGTACGACCGGGCCATCGAGCTGTCCGGCAACACCGCGGAGGTCGCCGCCCTCACCCGACGACGAGACCGGGGACGGCCGGACGCCTGA
- the egtB gene encoding ergothioneine biosynthesis protein EgtB, whose translation MTADPGTAGPGTAGPGTAGLWTAAALVQRYDEVRSHTESLAAPLSPEDQTVQSMPDVSPTKWHRAHVTWFFETFVLADSEPSFAPFQETYWFLFNSYYEAIGPRFARPQRGLISRPGAHDVGVYRGNVDDRMRELVSTADDGTIDKIAPIIELGFHHEQQHQELLLMDIKHVLSINPLRPVYAGSPSEPCETGELGWVDVEGGLVEVGHEGPGFHFDNEQPRHRQWLEPYRLADRLVTNGEWLDFMADGGYRRPQLWLSDGWAKVTAEGWRAPFYWTEVDGTWFEHSLNGTWPVNPGLPVSHVSFYEAEAYATWAGKRLPSEAEWEHAVVADGQADAATSGGNLADARTYHPRAAGPSTGRLRQVYGDCWEWTSSAYHPYPGFHPADGAIGEYNGKFMSNQMVLRGGCALTPPGHARATYRNFFPHQSRWALSGVRLADGGAPAPAGGVS comes from the coding sequence ATGACCGCTGACCCTGGTACCGCTGGCCCTGGTACCGCTGGCCCTGGTACCGCCGGCCTGTGGACCGCCGCGGCCCTGGTCCAGCGCTACGACGAGGTGCGCAGCCACACCGAGTCCCTCGCCGCACCGCTGTCCCCGGAGGACCAGACGGTGCAGTCGATGCCGGACGTCTCGCCGACCAAGTGGCACCGGGCACACGTCACGTGGTTCTTCGAGACGTTCGTGCTGGCCGACAGCGAGCCGTCCTTCGCACCGTTCCAGGAGACGTACTGGTTCTTGTTCAACAGCTACTACGAGGCCATCGGCCCGCGCTTCGCGCGGCCGCAGCGGGGGCTGATCAGCCGCCCTGGCGCCCACGACGTGGGCGTCTACCGCGGCAACGTCGACGACCGGATGCGCGAGCTGGTATCGACCGCTGACGACGGCACGATCGACAAGATCGCGCCGATCATCGAGCTCGGCTTCCACCACGAGCAGCAGCACCAGGAGCTGCTCCTCATGGACATCAAGCACGTGCTCTCGATCAACCCGCTGCGACCGGTGTACGCCGGTTCGCCCAGCGAGCCCTGCGAGACCGGCGAGCTGGGCTGGGTGGACGTCGAGGGCGGGTTGGTCGAGGTGGGCCACGAGGGCCCGGGCTTCCACTTCGACAACGAGCAGCCCCGGCACCGCCAGTGGCTGGAGCCCTACCGGCTGGCGGACCGGCTGGTCACCAACGGGGAGTGGCTGGATTTCATGGCTGACGGCGGCTACCGGCGCCCGCAGCTGTGGCTCTCCGACGGCTGGGCCAAGGTCACCGCCGAGGGATGGCGCGCGCCCTTCTACTGGACCGAGGTGGACGGGACCTGGTTCGAGCACAGCCTCAACGGCACCTGGCCGGTCAACCCCGGCCTCCCGGTGAGCCACGTGAGCTTCTACGAGGCCGAGGCGTACGCCACCTGGGCGGGCAAGCGTCTGCCGTCCGAGGCCGAGTGGGAGCACGCCGTGGTGGCGGACGGGCAGGCCGACGCCGCGACCAGCGGCGGGAACCTGGCCGACGCGCGGACCTACCACCCCCGTGCGGCGGGACCGAGCACGGGGCGGTTGCGCCAGGTCTACGGAGACTGCTGGGAGTGGACGTCGTCGGCCTACCACCCCTATCCGGGCTTCCACCCCGCCGATGGTGCGATCGGTGAGTACAACGGCAAGTTCATGTCGAACCAGATGGTGCTGCGCGGCGGGTGCGCGCTGACGCCGCCGGGGCATGCGCGGGCGACGTACCGCAACTTCTTCCCGCACCAGTCCCGCTGGGCGCTCTCGGGAGTCCGGCTGGCCGACGGTGGCGCCCCCGCACCGGCCGGGGGCGTGTCGTGA
- a CDS encoding YciI family protein — MQYLVSVIHDTTSLATADEMSAIDVFNDALQAEGHWIFAGGLGPPDTATVIDNRGTEPVVTDGPFVESKEYLAGFWIIEAPDLDVALKLATEGSKACNRKVEVRPFLAE, encoded by the coding sequence ATGCAGTACCTGGTGTCCGTGATCCACGACACGACCAGCCTGGCCACCGCAGACGAGATGTCAGCCATCGACGTGTTCAACGACGCGCTGCAGGCCGAGGGCCACTGGATCTTCGCCGGGGGACTCGGGCCGCCCGACACAGCCACCGTCATCGACAACCGCGGCACGGAGCCGGTGGTCACCGACGGTCCGTTCGTTGAGTCCAAGGAGTACCTGGCCGGATTCTGGATCATCGAGGCGCCCGACCTGGACGTCGCGCTCAAGCTGGCCACCGAGGGGTCGAAGGCATGCAACCGGAAGGTCGAGGTGCGGCCGTTCCTCGCCGAGTGA
- a CDS encoding SRPBCC domain-containing protein — protein MEHGSLSRQVYIAASPAVVYQVVSSPEHLATWWVEAAEFEPAPGSTGVLSWGATGCRTEVALTVVEAVPGERFCFRWVYPEGQAATSENSILVTFDLLPQGEGTVLRVTEEGMREKGWDAAVLEEYYKGHSETWGRLLAGLPAYVASLAKR, from the coding sequence ATGGAGCACGGATCCCTGTCCCGACAGGTCTACATCGCCGCCTCGCCCGCGGTGGTCTACCAGGTGGTGAGCAGCCCCGAGCACCTCGCGACCTGGTGGGTCGAGGCGGCCGAGTTCGAGCCGGCTCCGGGGAGCACCGGAGTCCTGTCCTGGGGCGCGACCGGCTGCCGCACCGAGGTGGCGCTCACCGTCGTCGAGGCGGTCCCCGGCGAGCGCTTCTGCTTCCGCTGGGTCTACCCCGAGGGGCAGGCGGCGACGTCGGAGAACTCCATCCTCGTCACCTTCGATCTCCTCCCCCAGGGCGAGGGCACCGTGCTGCGGGTCACCGAGGAGGGGATGCGCGAGAAGGGCTGGGACGCTGCCGTCCTCGAGGAGTACTACAAGGGTCACTCCGAGACCTGGGGCCGGCTGCTGGCCGGACTGCCGGCCTATGTCGCGTCGCTGGCGAAGCGGTGA
- the egtD gene encoding L-histidine N(alpha)-methyltransferase, with protein sequence MSASRTPSVSVLLDPDWSATSLVADVRRGLGEQPRSLPPKWLYDARGSDLFDRITRLPEYYPTECERALLRAHAAEIVELSGATTVVELGSGTSDKTRTLLDAFVAAGRLRRFVPVDVSESTLRTAAEELSLRYPGVQVDALVGDFTLHLGQLPQGGRRMVAFLGSTIGNLYVEERAAFLGALADSLEPGDSLLLGTDLVKPVDRLVAAYDDPEGVTAEFIRNSLRVLNRELGADFDLDAFSYVPFWDPRMERMDLRLRAETPMHVTIPGADLAFDLASGEELRMEISAKFRPASLAAELVAAGFDVTRTLTDAAGDFALTLATRRGLTRGA encoded by the coding sequence GTGAGCGCGTCCCGCACGCCGAGCGTGAGCGTGCTGCTCGATCCCGACTGGTCGGCGACCAGCCTCGTGGCCGACGTACGGCGCGGTCTGGGGGAGCAACCGCGGAGCCTGCCGCCGAAGTGGCTGTACGACGCGCGCGGCTCGGACCTGTTCGACCGGATCACCCGGCTGCCGGAGTACTACCCGACCGAGTGCGAACGTGCGCTGCTGCGCGCCCACGCCGCGGAGATCGTCGAGCTCTCGGGCGCCACCACGGTCGTCGAGCTCGGGAGCGGGACCAGCGACAAGACCCGCACCCTGCTGGATGCCTTCGTCGCGGCCGGGCGCCTGCGCCGCTTCGTGCCCGTCGACGTCTCGGAGTCGACGCTGCGCACGGCCGCGGAGGAGCTGTCCCTGCGCTATCCCGGCGTGCAGGTCGACGCACTCGTCGGCGACTTCACCCTGCACCTGGGCCAGCTGCCGCAGGGCGGTCGGCGCATGGTCGCCTTCCTCGGCAGCACGATCGGCAACCTCTACGTCGAGGAGCGGGCCGCCTTCCTCGGCGCCCTGGCCGACTCGCTGGAGCCCGGTGACTCCCTGCTCCTCGGCACCGACCTGGTCAAGCCGGTGGACCGCCTCGTCGCCGCCTACGACGACCCCGAAGGCGTCACAGCCGAGTTCATCCGCAACTCCCTGCGGGTCCTGAACCGGGAGCTCGGGGCGGACTTCGACCTGGACGCGTTCAGCTATGTCCCGTTCTGGGATCCGCGCATGGAGCGCATGGACCTGCGGCTGCGGGCCGAGACCCCCATGCACGTCACGATCCCCGGGGCGGACCTCGCCTTCGACCTCGCCAGCGGTGAGGAGCTGCGCATGGAGATCTCGGCGAAGTTCCGACCGGCATCGCTGGCCGCTGAGCTGGTCGCCGCCGGCTTCGACGTCACCCGGACATTGACCGACGCTGCGGGCGACTTCGCGCTCACCCTCGCGACCCGGCGGGGGTTGACGCGCGGCGCCTAG
- a CDS encoding SRPBCC domain-containing protein yields MHDIRHRVGVLAPRTQVYTMLASRSGLEAVWTDHVEGESEPGAKLAFYFGGPQPAAVMEILELSPDERVRWGCVEGPQEWVDTTLTFDIRESDAETVVLFTHAGWEEPSEFMHHCSTKWATVLIGLRSGLEGGSFTAFPDDARISSSWR; encoded by the coding sequence ATGCACGACATCCGCCACCGCGTAGGGGTCCTCGCCCCGCGGACGCAGGTCTACACCATGCTCGCCTCCAGGTCTGGTCTGGAAGCGGTCTGGACCGACCACGTCGAGGGCGAGAGCGAACCAGGGGCCAAGCTCGCCTTCTACTTCGGCGGGCCACAGCCCGCAGCCGTCATGGAGATCCTCGAGCTCTCACCTGACGAGCGCGTGCGGTGGGGCTGCGTCGAGGGCCCGCAGGAGTGGGTCGACACCACGCTCACCTTTGACATCAGGGAGTCCGACGCAGAGACGGTCGTGCTGTTCACCCACGCCGGCTGGGAGGAGCCCAGCGAGTTCATGCACCACTGCAGCACCAAGTGGGCCACCGTCCTGATCGGCCTGAGGAGCGGGCTCGAAGGCGGGTCCTTCACGGCCTTTCCGGACGACGCCCGGATCAGCAGCAGTTGGCGCTAG
- a CDS encoding metalloregulator ArsR/SmtB family transcription factor → MTRTVDDALWAAIGDPTRRHVLDLLLAEGPGSASSLSRQLPVTRQAVAKHLAVLERAGLVAPQPSGREVRYDVDAEQFARAVAQLASIGQAWDARLRRIKAIAEAIERAATS, encoded by the coding sequence GTGACCCGCACGGTCGACGACGCGCTGTGGGCCGCGATCGGCGACCCGACGCGACGCCACGTCCTCGACCTGCTGCTCGCCGAGGGCCCCGGCTCGGCCAGCAGCCTGAGCCGGCAGCTGCCGGTGACCAGGCAGGCGGTCGCCAAGCATCTCGCGGTGCTGGAACGCGCCGGCCTCGTGGCCCCGCAGCCATCGGGCAGGGAGGTCCGCTACGACGTGGACGCCGAGCAGTTCGCCCGCGCGGTCGCGCAGCTGGCCAGCATCGGGCAGGCGTGGGACGCCCGCCTGCGCCGCATCAAGGCCATCGCCGAGGCGATCGAGCGCGCTGCGACGTCCTAG